A stretch of DNA from Candidatus Nanopelagicales bacterium:
GCTACACCGGCCCCGACTGCCGCCGCTGCCGTCGGGAGAAGACCAAGCTCTTCCTCAAGGGCTCCAAGTGCATCAACAACTGTCCACTCGAGAAGCGCAAGGCGTACCCGCCCGGCATGCACGGCCAGGCACGGCGCACCAAGGAGTCCGAGTACCTGCTACAGATGCGTGAGAAGCAGAAGTGCGCGCGCATCTACGGCGTCCTCGAAAAGCAGTTCCGCGGGTACTTCGCCGAGGCCTCCCGTCGCTCCGGCAAGACCGGTGAGAACCTGCTGCAGTTACTCGAAAGCCGACTGGACAATGTCGTGTACCGGGCCGGATTCGCGTCCTCACGGGACATGGCCCGTCAGCTCGTGCGTCACGGCCACTTCACCGTCAACGGCCACAAGGTGGACATCCCGTCCTACCGCGTGAGCCCCTCGGACATCATCGAGGTCAAGGCCTCATCTCGTGAACTGACGCCTTTCCTGGCGGCGATCAACGACGCCGGCCTGCGGGAAGTCCCAGGCTGGCTCGAGGCCATCCCCACGCAGTTGCGGATCCTCGTCCACTCGCTGCCCGAGAGGGCCGCCATCGACACTGAGGTTCAGGAGCAGCTCATCGTCGAGCTCTACTCCAAGTGACCCCGGCCGCCCCCGGCCGGAACCGCGGGGGCACCGACAACTCGTACGGCGTCAAATAGCGGGCGCCGGAAGGAAGGAACAACTGTGCTCATCACCAAGCGTCCCGTTCTGCGGGAAGAGGCGATCTCGGACTACCGCTCCCGGTTCATCCTGGAACCGCTCGAGCCCGGGTTCGGCTATACGCTCGGCAATTCGCTGCGCCGCACCCTGCTGTCCAGCATTCCCGGTGCTGCCGTCACCAGCATCAAGATCGATGGCGTGCAGCATGAGTTCAGCACGATCGAGGGCGTCAAGGAAGACGTCACGGAGATCATCCTGAACGTCAAGTCGTTGGTCGTGTCGATCGATGGCGATGACGTGGCCATCGCCTACATCCACCGCGCCGGTCCCGGCCTCGTCACCGCCGCCGACATCCAGTTGCCGGCTGGTGTCGAGGTGCACAACCCCGACATGGTGATCGCTTCGCTCGACGAACGCGGCCAGTTGGAGATGGAGTTGACCATCGAGCCCGGTCGTGGCTACGTGTCCGCGCAGGCCCCGGCCCGCGACGCAGGAGTCGAGATCGGTCGTATCCCGGTGGACTCGATCTACTCGCCGGTACTGAAGGTCACCTACAAGGTCGAGGCGACCCGTGTCGAGCAGCGCACCGACTACGACCGGCTCATCCTGGATGTCACCACCAAACAGTCGATCCTGCCCCGAGACGCGGTGGCTTCCGCCGGGCGCACGTTGGTCGAGTTGTTCGGACTCGCCCGCGAACTCAACGTCGAGGCCGAAGGTCTGGACCTGGGTCCGTCTCCCGACGACGAGCAGGTCAGCGAGCAGCTGAACACC
This window harbors:
- the rpsD gene encoding 30S ribosomal protein S4, which translates into the protein MARYTGPDCRRCRREKTKLFLKGSKCINNCPLEKRKAYPPGMHGQARRTKESEYLLQMREKQKCARIYGVLEKQFRGYFAEASRRSGKTGENLLQLLESRLDNVVYRAGFASSRDMARQLVRHGHFTVNGHKVDIPSYRVSPSDIIEVKASSRELTPFLAAINDAGLREVPGWLEAIPTQLRILVHSLPERAAIDTEVQEQLIVELYSK
- a CDS encoding DNA-directed RNA polymerase subunit alpha, yielding MLITKRPVLREEAISDYRSRFILEPLEPGFGYTLGNSLRRTLLSSIPGAAVTSIKIDGVQHEFSTIEGVKEDVTEIILNVKSLVVSIDGDDVAIAYIHRAGPGLVTAADIQLPAGVEVHNPDMVIASLDERGQLEMELTIEPGRGYVSAQAPARDAGVEIGRIPVDSIYSPVLKVTYKVEATRVEQRTDYDRLILDVTTKQSILPRDAVASAGRTLVELFGLARELNVEAEGLDLGPSPDDEQVSEQLNTSIDALNLSVRSHNCLKREGIATVGELVTRSEADLLDIRNFGSKSIDEVKVKLYELGLALRDSPPGFDPSQVVYYGDDDAGYAETEQY